GGCCGTGGTCTTTGGCTCGAAGGATCGATGTAGGCTGTAAGCCTGGTGAGGAAAACGAGCTGAGCCATCGCAGGCTGCGGGCCTGGTGGCATGGGTTCGAATTAATCCTAGAATTCccgatatgtttttttttcaattcaaatataattatatgcatatatatttcaatgaatcacatatttactttgatgcatatgcaaataatagtttcaatgcatgtacatatgtaagattcaattcatgaaaaatatcaaattcacataattgcagcaattttggttatgaggcatacacaatttatgtagaatctaaaatacgttaaacgtaaagttgggtcatgcattatggtgaatgttcatgctatcagggcttgcaaaatatcgagttaaaagccgttgttttgaaagaacctgattgcgtgatgatatggatgaactggtttgatgcagaaaaaaaattctccaacgtcagattcctaagcgtagcggtaggagcgtgctgataacgtgttgtggtctatttttatctgacaAAGGGAGAGGGGCCGACAACACAGGAGAAAGGGAAGAGAGATGTgtctttgtagaattgtaggggaatgtgtgttgttatccctcctacattgtgcctttatttatagtagtaaagggagagaagatattctttcttctccaagtaatacaagttgtaataggaaaggataactagaatcaaatctaatctagaatttatacaatcatacttaaactaggaatgttcacaacaaaaataaccgttaaatcgtgattttccgttttataaccatcgaaaagttttgtcccgttacttgatctctgaatgtttgttttttgcgattttttgctgatgcgatctcgaagcatatacaaacaagtttgacggttggatcattgaaattaatttcgtagaattcgtatcccatcaaattcaatggtatatatatatatatatatttagtaagtagatttaaatttatttattttgtacgtataacacttaaCAAATTGAAttgtatgtatatttaagccgatccaatggtcaccaatttttaaaatttaatttaatatatatatatatatataattattatagttttaggggttaaaattgttaaattaatatatataattattatagtatttttagggttataaaattataaaattataaaattaatattttggatGATCGAATTCTTGATAATGAAAATTTCCATGCAATGGTTGGTGTGGAAGAGACTCTTTTTCATGAATCATTACCACTGCCTACTGAGTTCGTTAATTATGCCAATACTGACGACGACCTAACAGATGATGACttggaataaatatattaattattttatgtattttaagtatTAATTAGACTATGTTTCAATTAGTATGTGatgatattttataataaaaatatatttatgttttctattacattttattcaagttaaattttatttattaaaatcttaaaatgttatatgagataacacaaaaacaaagagctggttattttttttctttgggttaaaacattttttttaaactagtCTGCTGTCGGTTTTAGCCGACGACATTGGTCGGATAATTTGAAATATTAGGTGGGAAATTTCCCGCTTGTTTTGCACGAGGAAATGGATGGAGAGACttagtgtcggttttaaccgatgCTAGTTTCATTAAAGTGACGCTATGTGAATTTCAAAAAATGTGTCAGAAGTTGGTGTCGGTTTTAACAGACGCTAGTTTCACTAAAGCGACGCGAGTTTCATTAAAGCGACGTTATGTGAATTTCAAAAAGTCTGTTAGAAGTTGGTGTCGGTTATGACCGACaccaacataaatttaaacCGACACCGTATTTTCAATAAAGAGTGTCAGAAAGTGTGTCAGGTTggcgtcggttttaaccgatgCTATGCACATTTAATTCAACGCCATGTACTTTTAATTTGACATAAGTTAATCATTGTCAGTTTAAACCGACGCAAACTAAGTACCCATATTTAAACCCCTCTCTTTGCCATTTCATCCGTGCTTTCATTTCTCCCCCAATTTcaaactttcttcttcttcttccccatttCATCTGTGCATccctttcttcctccttttcaatttttcctCTTCTCCTTCCCCATTTGCTATGGATCACCATTTTGAAGATCAACATTTTGAGGAACCCCAATTCCAAGAGGAAGAGCTTGAAGGTGgttcatttttaaattattatgattattaattttagtttatgttttgtatTCTAACTAGTTTTAtgcttaaatttaaaatttatttttgtttcttggtttttaattgtttttcagTATTTATAAGGATCAACTCAACGGAGACACGGACCCTCAATTCCGAATTGGAAAGAACAACCTTGTTCATTTGATTCTTCTGGAAAATGCATTAGTGATAATTCTAATGAGTTTTCGAAACATGTAGCGGCATAGGTTAGAGATTACAGAAATATTCCAATGGTGGCATActgaaataaagaaaaaacaaaggtaaacgtatcatgatttattttattataccttgaaatttgtctaataaattcttttatttttcaggaGATTgccgaaaaaaaaagaagcataaTCGGCAGTTGAAACTATGTACCACACAACCGGTTCAAAATCTTTTGCAAGAGTTTGGGAAGAATttgtatgggttgtacatttttaagaattgtagttaattttaaatttaatatatagttggtagaaattttatttctaaTATGAAGTTTGCttaaaattgtttgttttttcattgACATATGGTgggatttatttttatataattttttaaaattattattaattaaaaatggaaaaataatttttttattattaatatatttggtGTCGCTTATGGACGATAGtagcttaatttttttatttatagagATGGTAGGTAATGTCGATTACGACCGATAGTAGCTcgactattttatttatttaacttaGGTGATGTCTGTTTGGACCGATAGTAAGTGTgatattttaattgtttatttgttacttaatgTCGGTTTGGACCGCCATCATATCAGATTTTCATGTCTCTTTTAAGCGACGTAAGCACcgatgtcgcttttaagcgacgctgttgttcttttttattttatattattttcctTCTTAGTGGCGGATTAAGGGGGATAAGCGATGTCAATACCCTTTTGTGACGGTAGTATTGGCGTCGCTTCCACTATCCGAAATTGCACGATTTAATGTcggatttttaccaaaaatccgACAGTAAGTGGTGTTTTTTGTCGGTTTTATAGCGCCAGTAATATCCCTTTTTGTAGTAGTGGTGTCAAGGCCCCTCTCCAACTCCGCGAACAACAATCTCACTACTTTCCACGTCCCTTTTAGAGCGATTAGTAGTGCAGCGGCAGCATgagggggaggaggaggaggaccccAAGTGTAACAACTCCACTAAGAAGGAGGAGACTGAAGTAGTATTATCATTTCTTAAGTTTTGCAGAGGATGATAATATTGATGACGAGCATAGCAGTATCTGCTCTCTTGTTGGCGCCCAGGACATCATTATTCCTCAATCTTTGATTCAAAAGATCGGAGTCCCGGAACAACAATTTAGTATCAAGGGCCACTGCAAGGGCATCGTTTTACTAAATAGTGAGAATAGCCTAGTTTTATGCAATCCCGGAATTGAGGAATTCAATCGTATTCCCGATGTGCCATGCCTTCCAATGTGGCCCTTGGACCAGCAGGATGATTACGATGGGCAAGAACATATTGAAACTGGTTTTCATACTGGATTGGCTATGATCCCAAATCTAATGAGTACAAAGTTGTGAACTTTACTACTTATTTTCAAGAGACAGATGAAAACTGCTGGAGATTTCTTAGTCGGTGATTTTTTGAAAGAGATCAACACCGATTCTTTAGAAACTGAAACTAGTTTGTTTTGGCCTGAGTATTTCCAGATGTTCTCCAAGGGAATGTGTTATTGGCTGGCAATTGAGCAAGATAAGGAATTATTTCCATTCGACCTAATTGGGAGTCGATTCCAAGCGAATGGGACATTGATCATTTCTTTCGATACAAGTCGTGAGGTATCTCACGGTATACCCTTACCATCTGAGCTCCAACAGTTTGTCCGGTCGGATCACCTTTGTTTGAAGCTTACTGTGTGGAATGAATCAGTTGCTTTTCTTGCCCGTGTTGTGAACAGTCCTCATGACAACAGATATCCTGAACCTTATGAAATGTGGGTGATGGATGATGACTTTAAGGGTGCCTATTGAGCGTACAGATCAGATACTAGGGTCTAACCCTGTGGCATTGTGGGGCGATGAGTTTCTTATGGTTGACACTGACGGACACGtagttaattttcttttatctttgTACCAAAAAGCTGAAGCACATTCCCATTGAAGCAGAAGATAATGATTATGTTGTTGTTTATGTGAATAGCATAGTTTCGGTCATGGGATGCAGCCACAAGCTTGAGAGCATAGAGAATACTTGCTCAGATAAAGATGAAGATGCGATGGTGGTGTTAGACGGGAAGAGGGAAAGCTGCAGGAGGTTGTCCTCATATTCGGTTTGGGCCATTCCACCGGTTGATGTTTGCCATAGAATCAACAAGGTGATGGAGGGCCGGAGATCGAACCTCACATCCTCATCTTGGGATCCATCCAGATGATGAGTCGTGAAGAAGCCCTTAGAAAAGTTCTCTGAATGCAGGCATTTAGGGAATGTAGTGCTGAGCTtgcaaattataattaattgtAAATATGCACTCTTCGTGTTAGTGCCTCGATTCTCATTTAATTTGTTCGATTAAAAGTCtaaaaggaaaaaaggaaagagagTATTAAATACAGTTCATAAATCATTTCCCTATATCAAACTGGCTCGACGACGACAAATAATGATGCGGTGACGACGACAAATAATGATGTGGTGACGCTGACAACCACAATTTGGCGATGAGCCAAAAATGCACAGCTTAGGTTTTTTTATATGTAAGGGTCCTTCTTCCTTAATTTCCAATGACTACGAGAGACGTACCAAAATCCCATTAAATCTACAAATTAAAAAGTTTTTGCACATGCGTCGAAATCCAATTTGTGTGCGAGGAAGAACAGCCTTACATGTAAGGAACCAAGTATTTTCCGAGCAAAATTGAACTCTCTGCAATCGAAACCGGAAGAGGCTAGTCTCCTGTTTGTAAATTTTAAGACCCAAACTTCATTTAAATCATCATAAATTTTAAGACTACCATAAATTAAGGCTAAATATTCACGTCCGAGCACTCAACCTCTTAAAAATAGTACAAAAGATAAACTCCTACTGGTTGAAATAAACTAGGTTAAATGATACAAACACCTACCATCATACATCTTCCCGGCGGCCAACTTCCCATTCATCCGCGTGTCGGTGGAAGAGACCTACCATCTAATATTCCATTCTGACAAGTGCTGTGGACGCATCTACTGATCCACACTGCATCCAGTCCTTGGCACATATGAGGGCTTCAACCGTCTCTGGTCGTAGGGAACTCCTGTACTGATCCATCTCCTTGACCGTGGTATCAAAGACAGAGTTGGTAGGAACTGTAGATACCGGAATTGACAAAATGTCTCGAGTCATCTTTGAGAGCGTCAGGTACTTCATCTTGTTCAATTTCCACAAGCCTAACACATCAAAATCATTAACTCGGGGCAGCAGAGACTCATCCAAATACTGATCCAGCTCTGACTTCATCTGTTGGCTGGTAGTCTCCATGATGTACATGTCAAAGTCTGTGAGTCCGTTGTCTGTTAGGATAGCTCCACCTTGGGAATCCTCTATCTTAATGTTGTTATTCCCTTTGTCTGCATAAGTTGGTGTGAGAGGCAAAGGCAGTGTCAAATATTCATGAAAGAGCTCATGAATTCCGTCATCGACAACCTTGATATGCATTGGAACTTCTTCGCCAGAAATTTTGTTGAAACTGAACTCAACAAGCTTCATCTTGAACCTGGGATCCATAACTACTGCTGTTGCCAAAGCCAGGCTACAATTCTTCCAGTATTTTTCAATTCTTTCTTGCATTGTCTTAGTTAGGCAGCTAATGAAGGGATCCTCACTTGCGACCGTCTTAGTCAGATCAGTCTGAATCCTCCACACTTCATGGAAGAAAGTAACTGCAGTTGGGTTAGTGTAGTGGTAAGGATATTGGCCGCATCGAAGATAAGTTTCAAATATGTGCAGATAGTCTCAACTTGCTTCCAGTCTTCCATTGACGGGGTTTGTTTGTAATTAGGATCAGATGTATCCAAGCAAGTAAAAACTTCCTTTAACTCAGAACAGGCCACCAGCATTTGATATGTTGTGTTCCATTTAGTTTGGTCGTCAATTGATGGGCTCCTTTCACTTGGGACTTGGAGCTGACTGTAAAGCTCCAGAAACAAGCTCCAGATACTTTACACTATCCTAGACTTTTTTTACTACACCGCTTCCTGCTGCTAACACTTCTTTTGCAATGCTGTTCAAAGTACGGGCCATGCAATGCCCAACCAATAGTTGACCATTGAGGATAAGTGGGTTCTTGTTTGAAAGGAGAGGCCTTAAATTTTCAAGAGCAGTCTCACTCAGTGGCTGATCATAAGTGACTGAAAATAACTTGTTTTCCAAACTCCAATCATTAAGGCAAACAGCAACAGCATGACTAAGCGCAGAATCAGAGTCCGGATATGGTTCCATCACTACATTGAGCAGCCGCCTATGCAACTTCCAGTCAGCATCAATGAAGTGCCCAGTAATAAACACATAACCCACGCTTTGAGAGGAACTCCACATGTCCAAAGTAAGGCAGACACGTCCAGGTATGCCCTCAATAAACTTGGTGACACTTTGCTTTTCCGTTAGGTAAGTTGCAACACAATCTCCTTGAACAGTATTGAAGCTCACCATGTTGAACTGTGAGTTAAGATTCTGTGCAAAAGCTACAAACCCAGGATGCTCAACCATATGCAGGGGGTAGTCATGCATGATGATCATCCTTGCAATCTCATGGTGACAACGGTCTGGATCAAATATAATTTGGGGTGTGTTAGCAATCCAGTAACGCCTTTTTGGTGGATTGGAAGAGATGCCACCCCTTGAAGCTGGGGTATATGGGGAAGACTGATTGTTGTTCTGGTTACGAAAAAGTGCTGGGCAGGTCCCCTTCGCAATGTGGTGTTTGAGGTGGCTGGTACCTGCTACTTTTGAACCCGTACTGTAAGCAAAACTTTGCTTACACTGCTTGCAGCATGCCCTCAGACAATTGACTTCTTTTTCCTGCACTTGTTAGGCTGTGTTTCTGTATTTTCCACCTCATTGTTTTCATAAGGAGTTGCAGTCTTATCTTCAAATGGGGTCAGCAGTAGCATCTTTTCTTCATCAGGTGTTTCCATCATGTCTTCATCAGGGGTGGCCCTCTTGTGATTAATAGGAGTGGTCAATGGCTCTTCAAAGTGGGCAGTCATCGGATCTTCAAATTGGGCAGCCATCGCCTATTCATAATGGGTAGACATGGGCTCTTCAACGGGGGAGGCCATCAGCTCTTCAACGGGGGCAGCCATCGGCTCTTCAATGGGGGCAGCCATCGGCTCTTCAGCGTGCACAGCCATCGGCTCTTCAGCGGGGGCGGCCATCGGCTCTTCAACGGGCGCGGATATCGGCTCTTCGGCTGGGGCGGATATTGGCTCTTCAACGGGGGCAGACCACGGCTCTTCAACGCGGGCGGACTACGACTCTTCAACGCGGGCGCCCATCGACTCTTCAATGGGGGAGGCCATTTTGTCTTGAATAGGAGCAGCAATTGTCTCTTCAGTAGGGGTTGCCATGTTGTCTTTGGGAAGTAAAATCCTGCATTCAGCAAACAGCCACCACCTTTAAGAAAACGGAAAGTAAATGCTGTAACTAAGAGCATAGTGATAATGGAACACATCGTTAAAGACTTCGCCACAGAATCtgagcaacaacaacaacaacaacaacaacaacaaagcattttcccactaagtggggtcgcctatatgaatcctagaacgccattgtgcttggttttgtgtcatgtcctccgttagatccaagtactctaagtcttttcttagggtctcttccaaagttttcctaggtcttcctctaccccttcggccctgaacctctgtcccgtagtcatatcttcgaaccggagcgtcaataggccttctttgcacatgtccaaaccactgtaactgattttctctcatctttccttcaatttcggctactcctactttacctcggatatcctcattcctaatcttatcatttctcgtgtgcccacacatccaacgaagcatcctcatctccgctacacccattttgtgtacgtgttgatgcttcaccgcccaacattctgtgccatacagcatcgccggccttattgcagtcctataaaattttcccttgagctttagtggcctacgacggtcacacaacacaccggatgcactcttccacttcatccatccagcttatattctatggttgagatctccatctaattctccgttcttttgcaagataaaacctaggtagcgaaaacggtcgctctttggtatttcctgatctccgatcctcacccctaactcattttggcctccatttgcattgaacttgcactccatatattctgtctttgatcggcttaggcgaagacctttagattccaacacttctctccaaaggttaagcttcgcatttaccccttcctgagtttcatctatcaacactatatcgtttgtgaaaagcatacaccaaggaatatcatcttgaatatgtcctgttaactcatccattaccaacgtaaaaaggtaaggacttaaggattgttgatgcacaaaatcagtgaggactttggtacaacagaaagtattaagtttgtgatcttcgctagattgctctggtcattagtgtggataagtatataaatagaTTGAGAcatgaaagcaaacacaagatgtacatggttcacccagattggctacgtccacagagtagaggagttctcattaattgtgaagggtttacacaagtacataggttcaagctctcctttagtgagtacaagtgaatgatttagtacaaataacattaggaaatattatgggagaatgatctcgtaatcacgaaacttctaagtaccgaagtgtggtatcgtcttcacttgccttatctgtctcataggtagatgtggcatcttctctggaagtactcttcctccatccaggggtgatatctttaattggtggagatgcacaaggtaatgtatcaatttcatttgaagcttacttatagtttcaggcttggtcaagcacgatacaaaccatgtagtaggagtcccccaagtcgccgagctaggggatctggtgaaagaggtgacagacaaggtaagcaatcagagctccaagcaatcagtcccagatcaaaagtttgatttcgagtttcggctgattgttctcattctccctatcttgcaggcagcatgaaggataaagagaagaaaaaatagaagagatgatatgagatacttttgcttttgaagaagtaactttccacaggcttattcttgaactgggctggagggttttctggtttcctccagagtataaggccgactgaagaatttgagggttaaaacaagtccatcaaatctagagtacgttcgaccctgctgatatgggatacttttgctgttgacaaagtagtggatgtatcggcacgtgttctgttacgcttgtctccacatacttCCTTGTAttcttctcacttgccttatctgttcctcagacagatgtggtatcttctctggaaacataagatgttgaagatgagtgctcgagagcaatgccaggtaagtaatcaggtaaggggtccaggcagtcagttcctgactggaagcttaattccaagtgctgactgatttctctctttctccttgtcttgcaggtaagaacaaggccaaaggaaaagacagggaaaaagcatgatatgggatactcttgcttttaaccctgatgatatgagatattcttgctctggtgtagcttgtttgcagaggtattatcggggggaaagaaagctaagtatttcgagaggcttcgttaggagtgccctctcagatatgaggaaaggttgagcatttttgcaggtctgcctgtccgttgaggatggaggtcgacatatataggagtctccctaacaacaagtagtaatgttattcatttaccctgcttggtcatagcacggtagtgggagctgacagcttcacgtgttttaactctgtcagagcactttgaaaaagtggtctgtggtatctggaaaactgatgttgtgtgtgaagattacagacaagctttatccaaggagatctggctctcgaagttgagaaagcggtgcctcttcgatttttgaacaagcaatcctgtcggggatttggctctcgagattcagagaacgataccttttcgatttttgagaaagcaatcctgctaggagtctggctctcgagattcggagagcggtgtctcttcgatttttgagaaagtaatcatgttgggagtctggctctcgagattcgaatggtggtgcctcttcgattttggagcaagcaatcttgttgggagtgttctcgaatgtgagtaaaggttaggcatgtttgctagtctaccttgccatgaagcacaaaggttgacacacagggactttccaattatccagcagtggtgttgttcctttacccttgtgggtaataatatggtagctaaaccttcaaaatttatgtgtctaaactttgtcagtgctgtttctttgctattcttttacccttcttagtcatagcgatgtagtgagagctgcaagcttcacgtgtctaaactttgtcagagatctttggcaaagttatctgtggtacccatgagctgatgttgcgtgtggaaagtggatgattgaacagtaagattcacatgCTTTCTaattcaccagaaatcttcagcagaatgcccgtaatttctgcaaagctgagtgcatgtgacagatgctgacaaggttgaaaaagcaggtgcctcttcgatttctgagatcggccctcgtggtctctgagcaggccaacttttgagaaagcaagcacctcttcgattttttagatcgaccttcgtggtctttgagcagccagcttttgagaaagcaaacacctcttcgatttctgagatcggccctcgtggtctctgagcaacccagcttttgagaaagcaaacgcctcttcgattttttagcagacgcctcttcgatttctgaagctccgtcgagtgcagatttttatagaggctggcattaagttccaaagcacacttgaatctccaccagtagaagctcccttcttgcacttctaagatcttgatttgtc
Above is a window of Malus sylvestris chromosome 15, drMalSylv7.2, whole genome shotgun sequence DNA encoding:
- the LOC126602093 gene encoding uncharacterized protein LOC126602093, with product MASSSSSSPSSTAANRDGSASAAEDEAVMSVTRAFAQDALLQFQSGFYFPKTTWQPLLKRQLLLLFKTKWPPPLKSRWAPALKSRSPPALKSRGLPPLKSQYPPQPKSRYPRPLKSRWPPPLKSRWLCTLKSRWLPPLKSRWLPPLKS